In Vicinamibacteria bacterium, the genomic window AGCATCATGGAGCGCGAAAGAGGGAATCTCTCGCGGGCGGCGAAAGTGCTACGTATCCACCGCAACACGCTCAGCAAGAAGCTCGCGGAGCTGAACGCTGGACGTCCGGTGGCACCCCACGTATCTTGACACCGCTCGAGGCTCGTTACTATATTCGTGAATTGGAAAGGAGAAGCTGCTATGAACGTCCGCCCCCTTCATGATCGTATCCTCGTGACGCGTATCGATGACGCCGAGGAGAAGTCCGGAGGTGGAATCATCATCCCCGACACCGCCAAAGAGAAGCCCCAAAAAGGAAAAGTCACCGCCGTGGGCAACGGCAAGATCCTCGACGACGGCACCCGGGTTGCGCTCGAGGTAAAAAAGGGCGACCGCGTTCTGTTCGGGAAATACGCCGGGACCGAAGTCAAGATCGAGGGGACCGAGTACCTGATTCTTCGTGAGGACGACGTTCTCGCCGTTCTGAGCAAGTGACTTCCCGAGATCTGGCTCCCCCAGCGCCCTGAAGGTCTCTAGAGTGCTCAATGCCGTGGCGGGACCCGTAATTGATCGTGCCGCCACGGCTCGGGCTGCTTACGGCGCGGCAAGCGCGCCGGGCTCGCGCAGGCTGGATTGTACTTTTTCATCAGCCTGCCAGCGAAGCTCTCTAAAGAAGGCTCTCTAGCGGCGGCGTCCTCCCGAACGACGTCGGCGG contains:
- the groES gene encoding co-chaperone GroES, whose protein sequence is MNVRPLHDRILVTRIDDAEEKSGGGIIIPDTAKEKPQKGKVTAVGNGKILDDGTRVALEVKKGDRVLFGKYAGTEVKIEGTEYLILREDDVLAVLSK